From the Coffea arabica cultivar ET-39 unplaced genomic scaffold, Coffea Arabica ET-39 HiFi ptg000200l, whole genome shotgun sequence genome, one window contains:
- the LOC113719218 gene encoding uncharacterized protein gives MQGLQLQYLPVAPSPPPLALRRKASNYRTWIKSTTLPMPRTWIKSTSRRSLYVIRGRGALTIPNSGSSCPPSDSGNSSPSGYDLFHTFSSLVLFANGAAPSICHCRNSEAYLYTPLYSNNGGNCDLCTG, from the exons ATGCAGGGTCTGCAGCTTCAATATCTTCCTGTTGCTCcatctcctcctcctcttgctTTGAGGAGGAAGGCATCCAATTACCGTACTTGGATTAAATCCACCACCCTGCCGATGCCTCGTACTTGGATTAAATCCACCTCCCGCCGTTCTCTGTATGTCATTCGTGGTCGTGGTGCTCTAACTATCCCCAATTCAGGAAGCTCTTGTCCACCTAGTGACTCAGGGAACTCCTCACCGTCTG GTTACGACTTGTTTCATACTTTTAGCAGTTTGGTTCTATTTGCAAATGGGGCTGCCCCTTCCATTTGTCACTGTAGGAATAGTGAAGCTTACTTATATACTCCACTATATTCCAACAATGGCG GGAATTGTGACCTATGTACTGGTTAA